The region CCAGTCCGGCGACGTTCACGGTGGCCGTGGCGCCGCACTCGCGGGCCAGGGCCAGCGCCGGTTCGGCCAGGTCCACGGCCACCACCCGGGCCCCGCTCGCCGCCGCGACCATGACGGCCGACAGGCCCACCCCGCCACAGCCGAACACCGCCACCCACTCACCGGCCGCCACCCGCCCCTGGGTGACCACCGCCCGGAACGCGGTGGCGAACCGGCAGCCGAGCGCGGCGGCGACCCGGTAATCCACCTCGTCGGGCAGCGCGACCAGGTTGACCGCCGCGTTGTCGACGACCACGTATTCGGCGTACGAGCCCCACTGGGTGAAGCCGGGCTGGGTCTGGAACGCGCACACCTGCTGCTGTCCGGCCAGACACTCCGCGCAGCGGCCGCAGCCGTAGACGAACGGGGCGGTGACCCGGTCACCCACCCGTACGCCCGACACCCCGGCGCCGACCTCGGCGACCACTCCGGCGAACTCGTGACCCGGCACGTGCGGCAGCCGGATGTCCGGATCGTGGCCCTGCCAGCCGTGCCAGTCGCTGCGACACAGCCCGGTCGCCTCGACCCGGACCACTACACCGTCGACCGGCGGCGACGGGTCAGCCACCGTACGGACCTCGGGACGGCCACCGAACTCGTCGAACACCACCGCGCGCACCGGCGCATCCTCGCACAGGGGGTTCCCCGACCTCGGCGGTGACCTGGGCGGGATGGCTCAGGTCACCGGCGTGACACTCGCCGGTGGGGTCAAATTCCGCACCACGCAGAGCGTCCCGCCGTCGGCGCCGACCAGCACTATCGAGTAGCTGCCGTCGGCCTCACCGGTCAGCGACTGCGGCACCAGGAACCAGCCGCCGGTCACGGTGACGTCGGTCGGCGGTCCGCCCCGGCTGATCCGTACCGTGCTCGCCGGCCACCGGCCGACGGTGCCGAACACGATCTCACTGTTGCGGTTGAGCGTGACCTGGTCGTCGGCGCCACCACAGCCGCCGAACCCGCTGACCCAGCCACCCCGGTCCTCCAGGTCCAGGTAGTAGCACCGGGCGTCGACCGGGGAACCGGTCGCGGGATCGCTGACCCAGAGGGTGACCTCGGTGCCGCCGGCGAGCCTGTCGCTGCCGGCGAGCAGGTGCCGGTTCGGCGCCGCCGCCGACACCCGCTCCTTCCCGACCGCCTCGTCCGCGTACCGCTCGAATGCCTGCTCGACCCGCTCCTGCCGGTCCGGGCCCGGGTCGTCCCGGTCACCGCAGCCCGCCCCGCCCAGCGCGGCGGCCACCAGTACGGCCACCGCCAGTCGTCGGGCCCGCACCATCCCGGCCACCGCTGGTCGGGCCCGGAACACCGCACGGTCACGTCTCACGCCACGCCTCCCCCGTAGGTCGTCGGCTCGGCATGCCCGTCCCGGCCGCTACGACGCGAGGCGGATTCACCGACGACTACGGGGCAACCTAGTCGACCGCCGCCGCTCGCGGTGTCCATCGGTGCAGCACCGCGACCGCCGCCGCGCCCACCCCGGCCATGGTGAGCACCGCGGCGGTCAGCGGCCCGATCGTCAGTACCGCGGCGATCAGCAACGGTCCGCCGCCGTTGCCGAGGTCCGCGCAGAGTCGCCAGGCGCCGAGGAACTGCGCCCGGCCGGTCACCGGTGACACGTCCGCCCCGAGAGTCATGATCAGTCCGCTGCTCAGGCCGTTGCCCAGCCCCATCAGCATCGCCACCGCGGCGAGGCCGACCACGGTCGTCGCCAGCGGCAGCAGCCCGTGCGCCAGCCCGAGCAGGAACATCGACGGTACGGCGACCACCCGCCGCCCCCACCGGTCCATGATCCGGCCCGCCGGATAGAACAGCAGCATGTCGACGGCGCCGGAGACGCCGAAGACGAGGCTGAGCGTGGCCGGGTCCAGATCGAGGTGCGCGCCCCACAGCGGGATCACCGTCTGCCGCGACGCGCGCATGGCGCCGACCAGCAGGACCCCGAGGCCCAGGGTCCGCAGCACCGCGAGGTTGTCGCGGACCACGGCGAGCGTACGGACCCTGGTCGGGGCGGTTCCGGGTGCCCGGTCGACCGACAGGGCGGGCAGGACCAGCAGCACCATCACCGCGACGGTCGCGGCGACCACGTGTACCCAGTACGCGCCGTCGGTGCCGACCAGCGTCATCGCCGCCGCCCCGACGAACGGACCGACGAACGCCCCGATCCGGGCCGCGCCGCCGAGGGTAGACAGGGCACGGGCCCGCAACTCGTACGGCACCACCTCGGTGACGTACGCCTGGCGGGCCACCCCCCAGACGGCGCCGACCAGCCCGATTCCGGCCACCGCGATCCCGAGCGTCCACACCGAGGTGGCGAAGACGCAGGCCAGCAGGGCCGGGATGACGAGCGCCGTGGACCAGAGCATCGCCGGCCGCTCACCGATCCGGGCGATCAGCGCGCCCGCCGGTACGGCGCCGACGATCTGCCCGACGCCGATCAGGCCGACCAGGACGCTGGCGGCACTGGCCGAGGCGCCGAGGGCGGTGCCGGAGAGCACGATCACCGGGGCGACCGCGCCCTGCCCGACGCTGTAGATGACGGTCGGCAGGTAGACGGTCGGTCCGAGGGACCGGATCGTCACCGGCGGCCGGGGCGTCGTCGGCACCGGTTCGGGCCCCGCCACCGCCGGCCCACCCGACCGACCGGAGCCCGTCCCGAAACGATCATGCATCGGTTCAACCTATCCGGCGGTGGTGGCGGACCGGTTCCTGGAGTGAGCGGGCCGGTTCAGGGTTGGTCGGCTCGACCATCGGGGCGCCAGGGCCAGGGCACCTCCCCGACCGCCGCCCGGACCAGCAGTTCCTCGATGCCGCGCAGCAGCGCTGCGGCCCGGTCCGGCGGCAGGTAACAGGTGTCGAGGGTCAGCACGAGGCCCACCGCGCGGGGCGCGTCGACCAGCTGCAACCGGCATCGCCAGACGAACTTGTGGGCCGGTTCGGACCAGGTGAGCGCGGTCCGGGCGAGGGTCGAGCGCAGCGCCCGCTCGTCCAGGTCCGGCCCGGCCGCACCGGGGTCGCCGGGCAGTCGGACGTCGTTGACCAGGCAGTACGGGCCGAGCATGGTGAGGTAGTCCAGCCCCAGGTCGGCAAACGCCCGCCGGTTGGCCGGTGGGTCGTAGTACGCGTGCCGGTAGCCGTCCAGCGCGGCCTGCCCGACCCGGGGCAGCAGCTCGGCGAAGGTCGGCCGGTCGGCCAGGTCGACGGCGATGAGGGCGAGCTGGTTGAGTTTGGCTATCGCGTCGCCGTGTCCGGCCTGGTAGCGGTTGTTCGCCATGCTGACCAGTCCGCACCGGGGATCGTCGTCCCCGCCGACGGTGAGCGCGGCGGTGGCCGCCAGCAGGACGGTGGAGGTGCTGACCCGGTGCCGGGCGGCGATCATCCGGCTGGCCAGGTCGACCGCCTCGGAGACCATCGACAGCACCCGGTAGCGGGGGGTATGCGCCGGGCCGGTCGACGCGAACCCGCCCGCCGGCAGCCGGGCGAACTGTTTCGTCCAGTAGGAGATCGCCCGGTCGGATCGGGTCTGCTGCGACCGGGCCTCCCGCCGGGCGATGTCGATCGACTGCAAGCCCGGTGCGGCGTCGACACCTCCGCGTACGAGCAGCAGCCGCAGGTCCTTCAGCACGGTCTCGGTGGCGTAGAAGTCGACCGTGGAGTGGCTGAACACCAGCACGATCCGGCGTACCCGGCCGTCGACCACGACCAGGGCCACCCGCAGCGGCCACTCCCCCGTGTGGTCGAACGGGGCGTCGCCCAGCCGCTTGCCCAGTTGCGCGGCAAGGCCGGCACCGTCGTCGTCGGTACGCCCGGCGGGGTCCCCGGCCCGCTCGGCGGCGTCGTCCGCGTCGACCACGAGCAGCGGGAGCCGCCCCGAACCGGACGACTCCTGGCACAGGTCGCCGTCGTGCAGCCGTACCCGGGTCCGCAGTGACTCGTGCCGCCCGACCAGGGTGCCGATCGCCGCGGCCACGGCCGGCACATCCCCCGGCGACCGGCGCGGTACGGTGACCACCCGGCAGAGGTTGAGGAAGCTGTTGCGCGACCGGAAGTCGTCCATGGTCCACCACATGGCGCGCTGTCCCCAGGTCACCGGCGCGGTCCGCGCCGCCCCGCCGTGGAACTCGGCGTCCACCCGGTGCTCCGTTTCGGAGCCGACCGGCACCGCCATCCGCCTCATGCGCTCCTCCAGATCATCCGGTCCCAGATGGTAGCGCCAGCGGCCGGGCCCGCCCGACGGTCGTCGATCGCCTGCTCGGGCACGGGTCACAAGGAAAGCGCATTCCTGGGTGAGTTCGTCCTATGTGGAGGGCATCGGTGTTTCGGTCCCAATCCGCTGCTCCGTTCGGCCGATCCCCGCCACCGGCCACACCGGGCACACTGCGAATCGGAACGCCGACCTAACACTGAGCAACGGCACGGCGAACCACAGACCGACCACAACAGACCGAGGATGCGGCCACGACACGGGGAGGCCCTCTGGCGTCTTCGGCGAAGTGAGGCACACCGCGTGACCGAGGTCGACCTATCCGTACGGCCGGTGGCGGCCCCGCCGCCGGTGATCCCTCGTCTGGCCGGCGGCACCGCCCCGCTCTCCCTGGGGCAGGAACGGCTCTGGTTCATGGAGCAGCTGCGCCCCGGCAGCGCCGCCTACGTCATCCCGAGCACGGTGCGTCTGCGTGGGCCGCTCGACCCCGGTCTGCTCGGCCGCTGTCTCGACGCGGTCGCGGCCCGACACGACAGCCTGCGGATGCGGTTCACCCAGACCGCCGACGGCAGCCCGGCGGTCGAAGTGGCCGTGTCGGTCACCGTGCCGCTGCTGAACACGGACGCGGTGAGCGAGGAGCACGCCCGTACGCTGGTGGCCGAGGCGGCCCGGCAGCCGTTCGACCTCGGCACCGCGCCCCTGTTCCGGGCGCTGCTGATCCGGCTGGACGACGACGACCACGTCCTGCACCTCGCCACCCACCACATCGTCACCGACGGCTGGTCGTTCGACCTGCTGCTCGGCGAACTGTCCGCGCACTACGCCCACCACGTCGACGGCCGACCGCTGCCGCCCGCCCCCACCGTCCGGTACGGCGACTACGCGGCCTGGCAGCGCGAACGCGTCGACGGCCCGACCGTACGCGGCCAACTCGACCACTGGCGCGAGGCGCTGGCCGGCGTACCACCGCTGGAGCTGCCCACCGACCGTCCCCGACCGGCCGAACAGGACCACGCCGGGGCGACGTACCGGTTCACCCTCGACGCCGAGCTGACCGGCGGACTGCGCCGGCTGGGCCGGTCGGGGCGGGCGACGCTCTACATGACGCTGCTCGCCGGGCTCCAGGCGCTGTTGTTCCGCCAGTCCGGGCAGCGCGACTTCGCGATCGGCTCACCGGTCGCCGGCCGGGTGGTCCCCGAGCTGGAACGCCTGATCGGACTCTTCGTCAACACGCTCGCGCTGCGCGCCGACCTCTCGCCGCAACCCGGCACCGACGGCGACGCGGTCGACGAACCGAGCTTCGCCACCCTGCTCGGACGCACCCGGGGCACCGCCATCCGAGCCCTGACCCGCCAGGAGATTCCGTTCGAGCGGCTGGTGCAGGAGCTGCACGTTCCGCGTGACGTCAGTCGGGCACCGGTCTTCCAGGTGCTGTTCGCGTTGCAGAACTACGCCCGCGGCGGCCAGGGCTGGCCGACCGGCCTGGTCAGCGAGAGCTTCGGCACCGGGATCAGCGCCGCCCGGTTCGACCTGGCGGTCTACCTGTCCGAAGCCGCCGACGGGATACGCGGCAGCATCCTCTACAGCACCGCGCTGTTCGACCAGGAGACCGTCGCCCGGTTCGCCGACCAGTACCGCAACCTGCTCCGCGCGGCGGTCGCCCGGCCCGACGTACCGCTGGTCGACCTCGACCTGCTCGGCCCGGCCGGACGCGACCGGGTGCTGGCCCTCGGCGCCGCACCGCCGCCGCCCGGCTCGGCACCGGCCGGTCCGGCGACCCTCGCCGACCTGGTCACCCCGCACGCGACCGACACACCGGACGCGACAGCGGTGGTCTGCGGCGCCGACTCGGTGAGCTACCGGGACCTGGACCGGCGGGCCAACCGGCTGGCCCGGTTCCTGCGCCAACACGGCGTCGGTCCGGAGTCCCTGGTCGGCGTCTGCCTCGAACAGTCGGTCGACCTGGCCGTGGCACTGCTCGCCGTGCTCCGGGCCGGTGGGGCGTACGTGCCGCTCGACCCCGAGCAACCGGCGGCCCGGCTGGCCACCATGCTCGCCGACGCCCGCCCGTCGATCATCCTCACCGACACCGCCCTGCGGCCCCGGCTGACCCCGGTCACCGACGCCCCGCTGGCCTGTCTGGACCTGCTCCGGGCCGAGATCGCCGCCGAACCCGACGACGCGCCGCCCGGCGGGCCGGGTCCGGACAACCTCGCCTACGTCATCTACACCTCCGGCTCCACCGGCACCCCGAAGGGGGTGGCGGTCGCCCACCGCCAGGTACGGCACTACCTCGACGGCATCGCCGCCCGGCTGGACGTCGCGCCCGGCGCCCGGTACGCACTGCTCCAGTCGATGTCGTTCGACTTCAGCGTGACCGTGTTCTACCTGGCCCTGGCCACCGGTGGGTGCGTACACCTGGTGCCGCGTCGGTGCACCGGGGCCGAACTCGCCGACGAGTTGCGCGAGCACCGGATCGACTACCTGAAGATGACCCCGTCGCACCTGGCCGCGCTCGCCGCCGACGTGCCCACCGGCGCGCTGCTGCCCCGGCGCGCGCTGCTGCTCGGCGGGGAGTCGTCCGAACTGGCCTGGGCGGCCGGGCTCGCCACCGGCCCGGCCACGGTGGTCAACCACTACGGTCCGACCGAGGCGACCGTCGGGGTGACCACGTACCGGATCACGTCGACCGACACGGGACCGGGGCCGGCGCCGATCGGGCGCCCGCTGCCGTACGCCGGGGTCTACCTGCTCGACCACCGGTTGCGTCCGGTGCCGGTCGGCACCACCGGGGAGATCTACCTCGGCGGCGACCGGCTCGCCCGGGGCTACCTGAACCAGCCGGCGCG is a window of Micromonospora sp. NBC_01699 DNA encoding:
- a CDS encoding zinc-dependent alcohol dehydrogenase family protein translates to MRAVVFDEFGGRPEVRTVADPSPPVDGVVVRVEATGLCRSDWHGWQGHDPDIRLPHVPGHEFAGVVAEVGAGVSGVRVGDRVTAPFVYGCGRCAECLAGQQQVCAFQTQPGFTQWGSYAEYVVVDNAAVNLVALPDEVDYRVAAALGCRFATAFRAVVTQGRVAAGEWVAVFGCGGVGLSAVMVAAASGARVVAVDLAEPALALARECGATATVNVAGLAGPVEVATAVRDLTGGGAHLSVDALGSHDTCVAGIRSLRRRGRHIQVGLLPAVLGAPALPMDLVIGAELEVRGSHGMAAHAYPALLGLITGGVLDPSRLVTGAIGLDAAPAALTTMDRPGTAGIRLIEPGARA
- a CDS encoding condensation domain-containing protein — protein: MRRMAVPVGSETEHRVDAEFHGGAARTAPVTWGQRAMWWTMDDFRSRNSFLNLCRVVTVPRRSPGDVPAVAAAIGTLVGRHESLRTRVRLHDGDLCQESSGSGRLPLLVVDADDAAERAGDPAGRTDDDGAGLAAQLGKRLGDAPFDHTGEWPLRVALVVVDGRVRRIVLVFSHSTVDFYATETVLKDLRLLLVRGGVDAAPGLQSIDIARREARSQQTRSDRAISYWTKQFARLPAGGFASTGPAHTPRYRVLSMVSEAVDLASRMIAARHRVSTSTVLLAATAALTVGGDDDPRCGLVSMANNRYQAGHGDAIAKLNQLALIAVDLADRPTFAELLPRVGQAALDGYRHAYYDPPANRRAFADLGLDYLTMLGPYCLVNDVRLPGDPGAAGPDLDERALRSTLARTALTWSEPAHKFVWRCRLQLVDAPRAVGLVLTLDTCYLPPDRAAALLRGIEELLVRAAVGEVPWPWRPDGRADQP
- a CDS encoding MFS transporter, giving the protein MHDRFGTGSGRSGGPAVAGPEPVPTTPRPPVTIRSLGPTVYLPTVIYSVGQGAVAPVIVLSGTALGASASAASVLVGLIGVGQIVGAVPAGALIARIGERPAMLWSTALVIPALLACVFATSVWTLGIAVAGIGLVGAVWGVARQAYVTEVVPYELRARALSTLGGAARIGAFVGPFVGAAAMTLVGTDGAYWVHVVAATVAVMVLLVLPALSVDRAPGTAPTRVRTLAVVRDNLAVLRTLGLGVLLVGAMRASRQTVIPLWGAHLDLDPATLSLVFGVSGAVDMLLFYPAGRIMDRWGRRVVAVPSMFLLGLAHGLLPLATTVVGLAAVAMLMGLGNGLSSGLIMTLGADVSPVTGRAQFLGAWRLCADLGNGGGPLLIAAVLTIGPLTAAVLTMAGVGAAAVAVLHRWTPRAAAVD